In one window of Achromobacter xylosoxidans A8 DNA:
- a CDS encoding ParA family protein, translating into MKTLVTAIQKGGQGKTFATCHLAFDFQERGLRVAVIDLDTQGNASWTLAGHDSGYPASRMFTAGGDELRAWFAGREDDGLALIAADASLANLDKMDLAQAAGALRASIAALGEFFDVCLIDTAPSLGVAMTAAVLAADYMLSPVEMEAYSLQGMKKMVAVIGNLRKQNPKLRFLGMVPNKVDARKPRHVSNLATLQQAYPQLILPFSVGARDSIAEALGEQMPVWKIKKTAARKATQEVRALADYVFTKMEIAQ; encoded by the coding sequence ATGAAAACACTGGTCACGGCAATTCAGAAAGGCGGACAGGGCAAGACCTTCGCAACCTGCCACCTGGCGTTCGACTTCCAGGAGCGCGGCCTTCGGGTTGCAGTGATCGACCTGGACACCCAGGGCAATGCAAGCTGGACGCTGGCCGGCCACGACTCGGGCTATCCCGCCAGTCGCATGTTCACCGCCGGCGGCGACGAGCTGCGCGCCTGGTTCGCTGGCCGGGAGGATGACGGCCTGGCGCTGATCGCGGCCGATGCCAGCCTGGCCAACCTGGACAAGATGGACTTGGCCCAGGCCGCCGGCGCGCTGCGGGCCAGCATCGCGGCGCTAGGCGAGTTCTTCGACGTGTGCCTGATCGACACCGCCCCTTCCCTTGGCGTTGCCATGACGGCGGCCGTGCTGGCCGCCGACTACATGCTTTCGCCGGTCGAAATGGAGGCGTACAGCTTGCAAGGCATGAAGAAGATGGTTGCCGTCATCGGCAACCTGCGCAAGCAAAACCCGAAGCTGCGCTTTCTCGGCATGGTGCCGAACAAGGTGGACGCGCGGAAGCCGCGCCACGTCAGCAACCTGGCGACCTTGCAGCAGGCATATCCGCAACTGATCTTGCCGTTCAGTGTCGGCGCGCGAGACAGTATCGCGGAGGCGCTGGGCGAGCAGATGCCAGTGTGGAAGATCAAGAAAACCGCTGCGCGCAAGGCCACCCAGGAAGTGCGCGCCCTGGCGGATTACGTGTTCACGAAGATGGAGATCGCGCAATGA
- a CDS encoding transcriptional regulator KorA: MKKRLTEAQFQAAIKGLEIGQQTIDIARGVLVDGRPQAEFVASLGLTKGAVSQAVSRVWAAAGEVLPQGFARVTAVLPEHQAFIVKRWEADAKGKRKQEPNS; the protein is encoded by the coding sequence ATGAAGAAACGGCTAACCGAAGCCCAATTCCAGGCGGCGATCAAGGGCCTGGAGATCGGGCAACAGACCATCGACATAGCGCGCGGCGTGCTGGTCGATGGAAGGCCCCAGGCCGAGTTTGTGGCCTCGCTGGGGCTGACCAAGGGGGCGGTATCGCAAGCGGTCAGTCGCGTGTGGGCAGCGGCGGGGGAAGTGCTCCCGCAGGGCTTCGCGCGGGTGACGGCGGTACTGCCGGAGCATCAAGCGTTCATCGTCAAGCGTTGGGAAGCCGACGCCAAGGGAAAGAGGAAACAGGAACCCAACTCATGA